One stretch of SAR324 cluster bacterium DNA includes these proteins:
- a CDS encoding polyprenyl synthetase family protein, whose product MSGSKLTESGNLEDFLKRASAEIERATLEVLPSMEPNKELYSIQKDYPLRGGKRFRPALLLLCAEWFGASYQDALPSAVALELFHNFALIHDDIEDSSLFRRGKPTLHHLHGIPLAINAGDSLFGMVYEILLTNRERFGDQKTLDIISLFNQVFRATFEGQAYDIGWVANNHFPTSAEYFEMIRRKTGVYSGKGPCQLGAMIADAPPDILEKVGDFGEALGIGFQIRDDLLNLEENAGESKEYGKERGGDIREGKRTLITIHMLENLNKMDSEKLKTILLKPAEETLDDDVEWVIEKVSEKKSHNSVEKECAKWKTTADKTLNSLPKHSSRNILNELSDYLISSRVG is encoded by the coding sequence ATGAGTGGTTCTAAACTAACCGAATCCGGAAATCTTGAAGATTTTCTCAAGCGTGCTTCTGCTGAAATAGAACGAGCAACGCTGGAGGTTCTTCCATCAATGGAACCAAACAAAGAGCTATATTCTATCCAAAAGGACTACCCATTAAGGGGAGGAAAGCGATTTCGACCCGCCCTACTCCTTTTATGTGCTGAGTGGTTCGGAGCTTCCTACCAAGACGCACTCCCTTCAGCAGTGGCACTTGAACTATTTCATAACTTTGCATTGATTCATGATGACATTGAGGATTCTTCCCTCTTTAGGCGTGGAAAACCAACACTTCATCACCTTCACGGAATTCCGTTGGCCATCAATGCAGGAGATAGCTTATTCGGGATGGTATACGAGATTTTGTTGACTAATCGGGAGAGATTCGGTGATCAAAAAACCTTGGACATAATCAGTTTATTCAATCAAGTTTTCAGAGCCACTTTTGAGGGGCAGGCCTATGATATTGGTTGGGTTGCCAACAATCACTTTCCCACAAGTGCAGAATACTTTGAAATGATTCGAAGAAAAACCGGAGTCTATTCTGGCAAAGGCCCATGTCAGTTGGGAGCAATGATCGCAGACGCTCCTCCCGATATTTTAGAAAAAGTAGGTGACTTTGGGGAAGCTCTGGGTATAGGTTTCCAGATCAGAGATGATCTATTGAACCTAGAGGAGAATGCTGGCGAATCAAAAGAATATGGAAAGGAGCGAGGGGGTGATATCAGAGAGGGTAAACGAACCTTGATTACTATTCACATGTTGGAAAATCTTAACAAGATGGATTCAGAAAAATTAAAGACCATCCTTCTAAAACCTGCGGAGGAGACTTTGGATGATGATGTTGAGTGGGTTATTGAAAAAGTATCAGAAAAGAAATCCCATAATAGCGTTGAGAAAGAGTGTGCTAAGTGGAAAACCACTGCAGATAAAACTCTGAATAGTTTGCCAAAACACTCCTCAAGAAACATCCTAAATGAATTATCGGATTACCTAATTAGTAGCAGAGTTGGATGA
- the dapF gene encoding diaminopimelate epimerase translates to MKFHKYHALGNDYLVLDPKNFDAVPSPDVIRRICHRNLGIGSDGILWGPFNQVEGKENFNLRIFNPDGSEAEKSGNGLRIFCRYLWDQHLVASNASFQVNTKGGVVKATVHPDGQEVTVSMGKVSFASNLIPVKGDSREVLQEELLIGDQVLEFSAATIGNPHCVIRTEQTSPEMAKKFGPMIENNLIFPNRSNVQFLEILDRKNLKLEIWERGAGYTLASGSSSSAAAAVARKLDWCDRESTVHMPGGTLQIIVQEDFQIIMKGGVTKVFGGEADGELFSYEFMENRA, encoded by the coding sequence ATGAAATTTCATAAATATCATGCGCTTGGCAACGACTATCTAGTTTTAGATCCAAAGAATTTTGACGCAGTCCCTTCACCTGATGTAATTCGTCGAATCTGCCACCGAAACCTTGGAATTGGCTCAGATGGAATATTGTGGGGGCCATTCAATCAAGTAGAGGGGAAAGAAAATTTTAACCTTAGAATCTTTAATCCAGATGGGAGTGAGGCGGAAAAGAGTGGAAATGGTCTTAGGATCTTTTGCCGCTATCTTTGGGATCAGCATCTAGTTGCTTCAAATGCCAGTTTTCAGGTCAACACTAAAGGTGGAGTAGTTAAGGCAACGGTTCATCCAGATGGTCAAGAAGTGACTGTTTCAATGGGAAAAGTCTCATTTGCCAGTAACTTGATTCCTGTGAAGGGGGATTCAAGAGAAGTTTTGCAAGAAGAATTACTGATTGGAGATCAGGTTCTTGAATTCAGTGCTGCAACAATTGGTAACCCTCACTGCGTGATCCGAACAGAACAAACCAGTCCAGAAATGGCTAAAAAATTTGGGCCCATGATTGAGAACAATCTCATTTTTCCAAATCGATCGAATGTTCAGTTTTTGGAGATTTTGGATCGTAAAAATCTCAAATTGGAAATATGGGAAAGAGGTGCTGGGTATACGCTAGCTTCTGGAAGTAGTTCAAGTGCAGCCGCAGCAGTAGCCAGAAAACTAGATTGGTGCGATCGGGAATCAACAGTACATATGCCTGGGGGAACTCTCCAAATTATTGTTCAGGAAGATTTTCAAATAATCATGAAAGGAGGAGTGACAAAGGTCTTCGGAGGGGAAGCAGATGGAGAACTCTTCTCGTATGAGTTTATGGAGAACAGAGCATGA